The following are from one region of the Deltaproteobacteria bacterium genome:
- a CDS encoding SDR family oxidoreductase — MKSVLITGTSTGIGRATALHLDKLGYTVFAGVRKDEDAKALKREASENLVPLMIDMNDTDSMESAFKQVSKFTGSEGLAGLVNNAGIPMGGPLEFFNPDELQKGLQVNLLGHIRMIQLFLPLIRKRKGRIVNLGSIGGIFPAPFTAPYSASKAAMHALTHALRRELLPEGIHVVLIIPGNIKTSIWKKVQDGTKPASHSVEALYGSALRSMEKLTKEMGSQGIPPEGVAKIVEKALILKRPKPVYIVGTDAILQSIAAAVLPKRWIDRMLLFALGIRSSARK, encoded by the coding sequence ATGAAATCGGTACTGATCACGGGAACATCAACCGGTATCGGCCGGGCAACCGCCCTGCATCTGGACAAACTTGGGTACACGGTCTTTGCCGGCGTTCGGAAGGATGAAGACGCCAAAGCTCTCAAACGGGAAGCATCCGAAAATCTGGTTCCCCTCATGATCGATATGAATGACACCGATTCAATGGAAAGCGCCTTTAAACAGGTTTCCAAATTTACAGGTTCGGAAGGGCTGGCAGGTTTAGTGAACAATGCCGGCATTCCCATGGGCGGCCCCCTGGAATTTTTTAATCCGGATGAGCTTCAAAAAGGACTGCAAGTAAACCTTCTGGGCCATATCCGGATGATCCAGCTGTTTCTGCCTCTCATCAGAAAACGCAAAGGACGCATTGTCAACCTCGGCTCCATCGGCGGCATATTCCCGGCGCCTTTCACCGCACCTTACAGCGCCTCCAAAGCAGCCATGCACGCCCTTACCCATGCTCTTCGCAGGGAGCTGTTGCCGGAAGGGATTCATGTCGTCCTGATCATTCCCGGCAATATCAAAACGTCAATCTGGAAAAAGGTACAGGACGGCACCAAACCAGCGTCCCATTCAGTGGAAGCCCTTTACGGAAGCGCCCTTCGGTCCATGGAAAAATTGACAAAAGAAATGGGCTCCCAAGGGATTCCGCCAGAAGGCGTAGCGAAGATAGTGGAAAAAGCATTGATCCTAAAGCGCCCGAAACCCGTATATATTGTCGGGACCGATGCAATACTGCAGAGCATTGCGGCTGCTGTTCTCCCCAAGCGCTGGATCGATCGTATGTTATTGTTCGCCCTGGGGATCCGATCATCCGCCCGAAAGTAA
- a CDS encoding SDR family NAD(P)-dependent oxidoreductase, translating into MEIMKPNRKNALITGATSGIGAAYAHALAERGYDLILTGRRREVIEGVREKIENRFKTKVRVVMAELSDSGDLDQLLHAIHKAGPIDMLVNNAGFTTKGIFHRQDILELEKMVLVHNIAMMKLTHAVLPGMIERQHGVIINVSSIQAVTPMSLSVGYTSVKAFMKNFSISLHCEVKDHGVKIQCVLPGFTRTDLGRGIGVDMNTIEDRRMMRWMLPEEVVRVSLRELDKKNKVICIPGTGNKALYVAAKLLPERWWYLIAPKIVNNMP; encoded by the coding sequence ATGGAGATAATGAAACCGAACCGGAAAAACGCTTTAATCACCGGGGCAACCAGCGGGATAGGGGCTGCATACGCCCATGCCCTGGCTGAGCGGGGATATGATCTGATTCTTACCGGCAGGAGGCGGGAGGTCATCGAAGGCGTCAGAGAAAAGATCGAGAACCGGTTCAAGACCAAGGTCAGAGTGGTCATGGCCGAATTGTCCGACTCAGGCGATCTGGATCAGCTCCTTCATGCGATACATAAGGCGGGTCCCATCGATATGTTGGTGAACAATGCCGGCTTTACCACAAAAGGCATCTTTCACCGGCAGGACATCCTGGAACTTGAAAAAATGGTTCTGGTTCATAACATCGCCATGATGAAGCTCACTCATGCCGTCCTTCCGGGCATGATCGAGAGACAACACGGCGTTATCATAAACGTATCCTCCATCCAGGCCGTAACTCCCATGTCATTGAGTGTTGGCTACACCTCGGTAAAAGCATTCATGAAAAACTTTTCAATCAGCCTCCATTGTGAGGTCAAGGATCACGGGGTGAAGATCCAGTGCGTGCTCCCCGGTTTTACACGAACAGATCTCGGGCGCGGCATAGGGGTGGACATGAATACCATCGAAGACAGGCGCATGATGCGCTGGATGCTTCCCGAGGAAGTCGTCCGGGTCTCGTTGCGAGAGCTCGATAAAAAAAATAAAGTGATTTGCATCCCCGGTACTGGAAACAAGGCGCTCTATGTGGCGGCAAAGCTTCTCCCTGAGCGCTGGTGGTATTTGATAGCACCAAAAATTGTCAATAATATGCCTTAA
- a CDS encoding SDR family oxidoreductase, with product MNQSVLMNEKKWVLVTGAASGIGKAAAELLAQNRFGVYAADISPEIPDAFKREESIRPIRLDITDQVEVDRAFDFISGKGTGLFALVNNAGIFSPGPLMEMDIERLVEQYDVNVFGTHRVTRAFFPLLLSKKGRIVNMSSVAGFVATPFSGSYASSKHALEGWSDALRCELSPLDVKVIVIEPALINTPLWDKDPEGRISKYQGSIFYEANRKKLAAEAEEAKRNGVRPRVVANAVVRALKSPNPKPRYLVTNHPVKHRLVKFLPDVLTDWLVTKEIRGLLKRCRI from the coding sequence ATGAACCAATCTGTTTTGATGAATGAAAAGAAGTGGGTGCTTGTTACCGGGGCGGCATCGGGAATAGGAAAAGCCGCCGCCGAGTTGCTCGCCCAAAACCGGTTCGGCGTGTATGCCGCAGATATCTCGCCGGAAATACCGGATGCTTTTAAACGGGAAGAAAGTATCAGGCCCATAAGGCTTGACATCACGGACCAAGTTGAGGTGGACCGGGCTTTCGATTTTATCTCCGGGAAGGGGACGGGGCTTTTCGCCCTGGTCAACAATGCAGGCATCTTCAGCCCAGGCCCCCTGATGGAGATGGATATTGAAAGGCTCGTTGAACAATATGATGTAAACGTTTTCGGCACTCATCGGGTGACAAGGGCTTTCTTTCCCCTGCTTCTGTCAAAAAAGGGCAGGATCGTGAACATGTCCAGTGTCGCCGGATTTGTGGCCACCCCATTTTCCGGATCCTACGCCTCCAGCAAGCATGCCCTTGAAGGTTGGTCGGATGCCTTGCGCTGCGAACTATCGCCGCTTGATGTCAAAGTCATCGTCATTGAGCCGGCCCTTATCAACACGCCCCTCTGGGACAAGGACCCTGAAGGAAGGATATCGAAGTACCAGGGCAGCATATTTTATGAGGCCAACAGGAAAAAGCTGGCTGCCGAGGCGGAAGAGGCCAAACGGAACGGCGTCCGTCCCCGTGTGGTGGCGAATGCGGTGGTCCGTGCTCTTAAATCGCCGAATCCCAAACCGCGATATCTGGTGACCAATCACCCGGTTAAACACAGGCTTGTGAAGTTTTTGCCCGACGTCCTGACGGACTGGCTTGTGACGAAAGAGATTCGAGGATTGTTGAAGAGATGCAGGATATGA
- a CDS encoding FAD-binding oxidoreductase — protein sequence MLDENLIKELKAIVGPKMVSTAPTVCESYAYSFSLSIDWVTRPEIVVMPVTTRHVSEIVKLANRYKVPITPKGAAGMTGHGGPLHGGILLDFIHMDKILLIDDKNMKAVTEPGCSFFKLAQELFKKGMILPTAEYGPGPNVAASAITPVNGFGKTRYGRNIDLVEGFEVVLPTGEIVHIGSMAYAETDFGPFFRYITGPDLIGLFAQSNGAYGIVTKIAYRCLKRPPYWSFFTYYWPLEKIQKCAEVLQETTAMELFDVHINDKWKFEGFKMLTGVSLVPDDCYFCVIFSINGFSQQELEEKRKTVEALCSDLEGKELPGIAETFFDAWPTFFCPPTHPVAAQLADAGYKATNGGYMYMYDSMNYPLSWFPQVYEKIMEIAQKHKIHGPPRLTVFDGFPMKSQVMCSQTWAFVNRKDPEWMQAIHESKEELREWFGKRGGTYQQCFPPVVPDFTWTNQKSAHTLMKRFKQFLDPNNILSPGTF from the coding sequence ATGCTCGATGAAAACTTGATCAAGGAACTCAAGGCCATCGTAGGCCCCAAAATGGTTTCCACAGCTCCCACAGTGTGCGAATCCTACGCTTACAGCTTTTCACTGAGTATCGACTGGGTGACCCGGCCGGAAATTGTCGTGATGCCTGTCACAACCCGGCATGTGTCGGAAATCGTCAAGCTGGCCAACCGGTACAAGGTGCCCATCACCCCCAAAGGGGCAGCTGGAATGACCGGCCATGGCGGCCCTCTCCATGGCGGCATTCTTCTGGATTTTATCCATATGGACAAAATTCTCCTCATTGACGATAAAAACATGAAAGCAGTAACTGAGCCGGGATGCAGTTTTTTCAAACTGGCCCAGGAATTGTTCAAAAAAGGGATGATCCTGCCCACAGCCGAATACGGCCCAGGCCCCAATGTGGCTGCTTCCGCAATTACACCGGTCAATGGATTCGGAAAAACGCGGTACGGAAGAAATATCGATCTGGTGGAAGGGTTTGAGGTGGTGCTCCCCACTGGCGAAATCGTACATATCGGCTCCATGGCCTATGCGGAAACCGATTTCGGCCCGTTCTTCAGATATATTACAGGCCCCGATCTTATCGGCCTTTTTGCCCAGTCCAACGGCGCCTATGGCATTGTCACTAAAATTGCCTACCGATGCCTGAAAAGACCGCCCTATTGGTCCTTCTTCACCTACTATTGGCCTTTGGAAAAGATCCAGAAGTGTGCCGAAGTTTTGCAGGAAACTACGGCAATGGAGCTGTTTGATGTGCATATCAACGATAAATGGAAATTTGAAGGATTCAAAATGCTGACCGGAGTTTCACTGGTTCCGGACGATTGCTATTTTTGCGTGATTTTTTCCATTAACGGATTCAGCCAACAGGAACTGGAGGAGAAACGAAAAACGGTCGAGGCCCTTTGCTCCGACCTTGAAGGAAAGGAACTGCCCGGCATTGCAGAAACCTTTTTTGATGCCTGGCCCACCTTTTTTTGTCCCCCCACACATCCTGTGGCGGCACAGCTGGCGGATGCCGGATATAAGGCCACCAATGGCGGATACATGTATATGTACGACAGCATGAATTATCCCCTCTCCTGGTTTCCCCAGGTGTATGAAAAAATCATGGAGATCGCACAAAAACACAAAATTCACGGCCCCCCCAGGCTGACGGTCTTTGACGGCTTCCCTATGAAATCCCAGGTGATGTGCTCTCAGACCTGGGCCTTTGTTAACCGGAAAGATCCGGAATGGATGCAGGCCATTCATGAATCCAAAGAGGAGCTAAGGGAGTGGTTCGGGAAAAGAGGCGGCACTTATCAGCAATGCTTTCCGCCGGTAGTGCCGGATTTTACATGGACCAACCAGAAATCCGCCCATACACTTATGAAGCGCTTTAAACAATTTCTGGACCCCAACAATATTCTGAGCCCGGGAACGTTTTAA
- a CDS encoding SDR family oxidoreductase produces the protein MEIRGKKVLITGAAGGIGKALAMELAARGAELFLSDINDDGLNQIRHQIESMGRKCHITQTDISQKDQVKEMIDDAIDRMGQVDILINNAGVTIIGEIRDVPLKDWEWIMGVNLWGAIYAVHHILPHMLERRQGHIVNMGSMGGLTAVPANGTYNVTKFGLTGFSEVLRAELKKHNIRVTLICPGFLSSGAEFEKRGRVRGFKKFKPGAFAKGDSLPVDKAAKRFADAIEKNQFLVTTGIVGPFYYGIKRIFPWLYYRIGEKMAADLEKWH, from the coding sequence ATGGAAATCAGAGGAAAAAAAGTTCTCATAACCGGTGCGGCAGGCGGTATCGGCAAAGCCCTGGCGATGGAATTGGCCGCTCGAGGAGCCGAGCTTTTCCTGTCGGATATCAATGATGACGGTCTCAATCAGATACGCCATCAAATTGAATCCATGGGGCGAAAGTGCCATATCACGCAAACCGACATCTCCCAAAAAGACCAGGTCAAAGAGATGATTGATGATGCAATTGATCGCATGGGTCAAGTTGACATCTTGATAAACAATGCCGGTGTTACCATCATCGGTGAAATCAGGGATGTGCCTCTTAAGGACTGGGAATGGATCATGGGGGTCAACTTGTGGGGGGCCATATACGCTGTACATCATATCCTTCCCCATATGTTGGAACGGCGACAGGGACATATCGTGAATATGGGATCCATGGGCGGTCTCACTGCTGTTCCGGCTAACGGAACGTACAATGTCACCAAATTCGGTCTTACCGGTTTCAGCGAAGTATTGCGGGCGGAGCTCAAGAAGCACAATATCCGGGTAACTTTGATCTGCCCCGGGTTTCTGAGCTCTGGAGCGGAGTTTGAAAAACGAGGGCGTGTTCGCGGATTCAAAAAATTCAAACCCGGGGCATTTGCAAAGGGCGACTCCTTGCCTGTGGACAAGGCAGCAAAACGATTTGCCGATGCTATTGAGAAAAATCAATTCCTGGTCACTACCGGCATCGTCGGCCCGTTTTATTACGGTATCAAACGAATCTTTCCATGGTTGTATTACCGCATCGGAGAAAAAATGGCTGCAGATTTGGAGAAGTGGCATTAA
- a CDS encoding (Fe-S)-binding protein produces MPEFKTWNLDQFKNWIDMCLHCGACYARGPIVPHNWRELPPHEYAAPHKKCPPFEYFKFKNYSPQGRQILASLIFNDRYEIDEEVIRSFFSCTSCAMCNEICIPYQPLYTVLAMRQEIVEKGFAIPGRLKKMTDNIKSSGNIFGRKEHPKTLEDLSLPETGEAIFYSGCYGTYLQPETALASVKILKSAGIDVAHLGKKEGCCGEMLKQSGNMKLFKETAVANVDKLTQAGAKRVIISCAHGYSTFKNDYTNPHVVGTLPFEVIHITEMIASLLKKGRVRFSKNLNKTVTYHDPCFLGRQGGVYAQPREILEAVPGLRLKEMDRHGKWSYCCGAGGKVTLNAFPEMAKETAKERLLEAKAVADTLVTSCPTCLAHLKKTAETEGIDIEIVDLSMLVATTMELSY; encoded by the coding sequence ATGCCGGAATTTAAAACCTGGAACCTGGATCAATTTAAGAATTGGATTGATATGTGCCTGCACTGCGGCGCATGTTATGCAAGAGGCCCCATTGTTCCCCATAACTGGAGGGAACTGCCGCCTCATGAATATGCCGCTCCCCATAAGAAATGTCCGCCCTTTGAATATTTCAAATTTAAAAACTACTCTCCCCAGGGCAGACAGATACTGGCATCACTGATCTTCAACGATAGATATGAAATCGATGAGGAGGTGATCCGATCCTTTTTTTCGTGCACTTCCTGCGCCATGTGCAACGAAATATGCATTCCCTACCAACCTTTATATACAGTGTTGGCCATGCGGCAGGAGATCGTGGAAAAAGGGTTTGCAATCCCCGGTCGCTTAAAAAAGATGACGGACAACATAAAAAGCAGCGGAAATATTTTCGGCAGAAAGGAACATCCCAAAACCCTTGAAGATTTGTCGCTTCCTGAAACAGGTGAGGCTATCTTTTATTCAGGATGCTATGGGACCTATCTGCAGCCGGAAACGGCCCTGGCAAGCGTGAAAATTTTGAAATCAGCCGGGATCGACGTCGCACACCTCGGGAAAAAAGAGGGTTGCTGCGGCGAGATGTTGAAACAGTCCGGCAACATGAAGCTGTTTAAAGAGACGGCCGTTGCCAATGTGGACAAATTAACGCAAGCAGGCGCCAAACGCGTGATTATCTCATGTGCCCACGGGTATTCAACATTTAAAAACGACTATACTAACCCCCATGTGGTGGGGACCTTGCCGTTTGAAGTGATTCACATCACCGAGATGATTGCATCCTTATTAAAAAAAGGACGCGTCCGGTTTTCCAAAAACTTGAACAAAACAGTTACCTATCATGATCCCTGCTTTCTGGGGAGACAGGGCGGCGTTTATGCGCAACCCAGGGAAATACTGGAGGCTGTTCCAGGCCTCAGGCTTAAAGAGATGGATAGGCACGGTAAATGGTCCTACTGCTGCGGCGCAGGCGGCAAAGTAACCTTGAACGCGTTTCCGGAAATGGCCAAGGAAACCGCAAAGGAGCGTCTGCTGGAAGCCAAGGCCGTGGCCGATACCTTGGTAACCAGTTGTCCCACCTGTTTGGCCCATTTGAAAAAAACAGCGGAGACAGAAGGCATTGACATCGAAATTGTTGATCTGTCGATGCTTGTTGCAACAACCATGGAGCTTAGCTACTGA